From one Anabas testudineus chromosome 21, fAnaTes1.2, whole genome shotgun sequence genomic stretch:
- the morc3a gene encoding MORC family CW-type zinc finger protein 3a, translated as MAAATDRGVPLSTLCPKFLHANSTSHTWPFSAIAELIDNAYDPDVNAKQLWIDKTIVNEQECLSFMDNGNGLDHETMHKMLSFGYSDKIAVNGVQPIGIYGNGFKSGSMRLGKDAIVFSKSKSTSCVGMLSQTYLERIGAKQISVPIVCFEQSESDEISVKDEHKASLQDILKYSPFTTQKELLNELNAISHPICTQNTGTRIIIWNLRRTSNGTLEFDFVKDRYDIRIPIDVCETMNEHPDRATSFTPESVYSLRAYCSVLYLKPRMQVVIRGQKVKSQLIEKSLACIRKDHYKPVFLNKRIRITFGYNTKSKDQYGIMMYHKNRLIKAYERVGCQLKANNQGAGVIGVIECNFLDPTHNKQSFIETDKYRKTIYNLGLKLEEYWKEIRYTRNKDNPACTTPVEDTMKRPDQNWVQCDECLQWRKLPDGINHEKLPDKWFCHMNPDPQFRSCSVEQEPEDSDNDQPTYRKTYKLQERENKKQQEKKQKDEEERRHRDSRLSLLTKQTEVLTQDHEKFKRQLHQTTINSPSTPTIPKRRICTESFQGGAARAESTSCAISQTACSPSTFSGLPVISSVCSLFTDTPRAKRTQLASPETTPKRPRVQRRTSDTNVRPLFSPPVPVDNGDDTDDDIVILETASTPKPKNPGFDLTKVKTETGQSDADINMLVDCNNAAAVDVKIETNGTGTGSTGSPGVATSPLSAPPPELASTTTQTEMPKVKKEEREIKDEIEERAEQGTSNGVARSDNQDRETLQNKVTPNMESDEDVESFLAYYCNEGQKQQDQLLEMVQETAQERDAFKEEVHKLTCQLQDLQSRQQELSQIRIKKECSHQAVQTENAKEKVNESIDSPDEENIFIQVDYLLRELDQSNKEKDRLRSQLDSLEEERATLASQCEELKLSLQQQRENAQGTSQRVTASSVQTDPEETGGAADSGTDSTSDTLKSLIELRQNIGHLLVTYVPALDLDQVNFECNVIDEILEQVVQQQFEQGGGHRDEPRNDE; from the exons CTTTGTCCAAAGTTTCTTCACGCCAACTCCACCAGCCACACCTGGCCCTTTAGCGCCATAGCTGAGCTCATAG ACAATGCCTATGATCCGGATGTCAATGCCAAACAGTTATGGATTGATAAGACTATAGTAAATGAACAAGAATGCCTCTCCTTTATGGATAATGGAAATGGCCTGGACCATGAAACTATGCATAAGATGCTCAG CTTTGGGTACAGTGACAAGATTGCTGTAAACGGTGTACAGCCAATAGGAATTTATGGCAATGGCTTCAAGTCTGGATCCATGCGTCTTGGCAAAGACGCCATTGTCTTTTCCAAGTCGAAGAGTACCTCATGTGTTGGGATGCTCTCTCAGACCTACCTGGAAAGGATCGGTGCTAAGCAAATAAGTGTACCAATTGTTTGCTTTGAACAGAGTGAATCAGATGAGA TCTCTGTAAAAGACGAGCACAAAGCCAGTCTACAGGACATCCTGAAGTATTCCCCTTTCACAACACAGAAGGAGCTTCTCAATGAACTCAATGCCATCAGTCACCCCATTTGCACACAAAATACTGGTACACGGATCATCATCTGGAATCTCCGCAG GACATCTAATGGAACATTAGAGTTTGACTTTGTGAAGGACCGATACGACATCCGAATTCCAATTGATGTCTGTGAGACAATGAATGAGCATCCAGACAGGGCCACCTCGTTCACCCCTGAGAGTGTTTACTCACTGCGG GCATACTGCAGCGTTCTGTATCTGAAGCCTCGGATGCAGGTTGTCATACGTGGTCAAAAGGTGAAATCTCAGCTCATTGAAAAGAGTCTGGCCTGCATTAGAAAGGACCACTACAAGCCTGTTTTTCTT AACAAACGTATTCGTATTACTTTTGGGTATAACACCAAAAGTAAAGACCAGTACGGCATCATGATGTATCACAAGAATCGGCTCATCAAAGCCTATGAACGTGTGGGCTGCCAGCTTAAG GCCAACAACCAAGGTGCTGGGGTCATTGGAGTAATAGAGTGCAATTTTCTGGATCCTACCCACAACAAACAGAGCTTCATTGAAACAGATAAGTACAG GAAAACAATTTACAATTTGGGGCTCAAACTGGAAGAGTACTGGAAAGAAATCCGTTACACGAGGAACAAAGACAATCCAGCCTGCACTACACCAGTGGAAGATACCAT GAAGCGACCAGATCAAAACTGGGTGCAGTGTGATGAATGTTTGCAGTGGCGCAAACTCCCAGATGGGATCAACCACGAGAAGCTTCCAGACAAATGGTTCTGTCATATGAATCCTGATCCTCAGTTCAG GAGCTGCAGTGTAGAGCAGGAGCCTGAGGACTCTGATAATGACCAACCTACATACCGCAAGACCTATAAATTACA agagagggagaacaaaaagcaacaagaaaaaaaacaaaag GATGAAGAGGAACGAAGGCACCGCGACAGCCGTCTGTCTCTTCTCACCAAACAAACTGAAGTTCTTACACAGGATCACGAAAAGTTTAAACGGCAGCTGCATCAAACG ACTATCAATTCCCCCTCCACTCCCACTATTCCAAAGAGAAGGATTTGCACTGAATCATTTCAAGGTGGTGCTGCAAGGGCTGAATCCACGTCCTGTGCCATTTCCCAAACTG CTTGCAGCCCCTCCACCTTCAGTGGTCTTCCAGTTATTTCCAGTGTATGCTCTCTGTTTACAGACACCCCTAG GGCAAAAAGAACACAACTTGCTAGTCCAGAAACAACACCCAAAAGACCTAGAGTCCAAAGGCGCACCTCAGATACAAACGTGAGGCCACTGTTCTCCCCACCAGTGCCTGTTGATAATGGTGATGATACTGATGatgacattgtcatcttggagACTGCCAGTACACCTAAGCCAAAAAATCCAGGATTTGATTTGACTAAAGTGAAGACCGAGACGGGGCAAAGTGATGCTGATATCAATATGCTGGTGGACTGTaacaatgctgctgctgtggatgtCAAAATAGAGACAAATGGCACAGGAACAGGCTCGACAGGGTCACCAGGTGTAGCAACCAGTCCCCTGTCAGCACCTCCTCCAGAACTAGCCAGCACCACGACCCAGACAGAAATGCCCAAAGTgaagaaggaagagagggagatcAAAGATGAAAtagaggagagagcagagcagggcaCATCTAATGGTGTTGCTCGAAGTGATAATCAAGATAGAGAAACCTTGCAGAATAAAGTGACACCTAATATGGAGAGTGACGAAGATGTAGAATCTTTCTTGGCATATTACTGTAACGAGGGACAGAAACAGCAAGACCAACTTCTGGAGATGGTGCAAGAGACAGCTCAGGAGAGAGATGCCTTTAAAGAAGAAGTTCACAAGCTTACATGCCAGCTGCAAGACCTGCAGAGCAGGCAGCAGGAACTGTCTCAGATCCGCATAAAGAAGGAGTGCTCTCACCAGGCTGTTCAGACAGAGAATGCCAAAGAAAAAGTTAATGAGTCGATAGATAGCCCAGATGAGGAAAATATATTCATACAAGTTGATTATCTGCTCCGGGAACTGGATCAAAGCAacaaggagaaagacagactgCGCTCACAG TTGGATAGTCTGGAGGAGGAAAGAGCAACCCTGGCATCCCAGTGTGAAGAGCTCAAGTTgagcctgcagcagcagagggaaaatGCACAAGGAACTTCACAAAGAGTCACTGCTTCTTCTGTACAAACAGACCCAGAAGAGACAGGAGGGGCTGCAGATTCAGGCACAGATTCAACCTCTGACACATTGAAAAG TTTGATTGAACTTCGGCAAAACATTGGACACCTTCTCGTCACCTATGTGCCGGCTCTGGACCTGGACCAAGTGAATTTTGAGTGTAATGTAATTGATGAGATCCTAGAACAGGTTGTCCAACAACAGTTTGAGCAGGGGGGGGGGCACAGGGACGAACCaagaaatgatgaatga